GCCTTTTTATCATTTGGTGAACCCAAGATCTTTGCCACTATGTTAAGATTATGATTGTTTATATCCTTAATTTTACCAGATGTGGAAGATCGGACATCAAATTTATTTTTGGCTAGTTCCAGAGAGTCGGAAGTGATTTTATGAACACCTCCTTGATTTTTTACAATTTCTTGAAATTTTGTTAAGGCAGTTCCTGATTCAAGAATTTTCCTTGCTTCGTCCTCTCCTCCGCCAGCCGGCGGATTTCCCTTCTCTTTATAACAAAGATCTAAAAGCTTTCCTGCCAATCTTAGAGACTTAGCTTCAAGACGGAGAGGGCGATCGGTTTTTTGTTCCAGGACATACAAGACATCGCGTGCTTCAAGTATTGGCCCAATTCCCCGACCGGCAGGTTCGAGTGTCTCATTGATATCACAAATAACCTTAATCCCAAAATGGTGAGCTAAACTTTCAAATTTTTTAGCCACCTCTTCTCCTTCAGAAAAACGATGAATCTTGGCCGTTTTACCGATTGGAATATCTATGACTAAGTGAGTCGTGCCGGCCGCAATTTTTTTTGCCATAACCGAAATAATAATTTTGTCAAATGATTCAAAAGATAGAGGTTCTNNNNNNNNNNNNNNNNNNNNNNNNNNNNNNNNNNNNNNNNNNNNNNNNNNNNNNNNNNNNNNNNNNNNNNNNNNNNNNNNNNNNNNNNNNNNNNNNNNNNNNNNNNNNNNNNNNNNNNNNNNNNNNNNNNNNNNNNNNNNNNNNNNNNNNNNNNNNNNNNNNNNNNNNNNNNNNNNNNNNNNNNNNNNNNNNNNNNNNNNNNNNNNNNNNTTCTTTAAAAGAAGAAGCTACAAAATATGTTGTCAAGACGTCAGAAAGTTTTTCTTGAGCGATTTCGTCCATGACAGCATAAATTTCAGGATAAGTTAGCTTTTTTCCTAATAGTTTTTTCTGAATAGCTTCTATCGCTAATAATTTTTCTTTATCATCATTCATATTGAATGTAAATTTCAGTAAACTTTTTCTGATATTCTTTTAATTTTAGAACGAGCGATGTTAATAAATATATTTCTTTTAAATTAAATAACCAGGATAAAAATAAGTATAGTACAAAATGAATTAAGGCGACTGTTGAAAGAAGAAAAAATACATTAATTGTCCGACTGGTATCAAATATTAGTCCATCTAAGAATTTCATGGAAAAATAGCTGATAAATGCTGCTAAGAAGGCAGAAAAAAACATTTTACCAATTTCAACAAAAATACTTTTTAAACCTAAACCATGAAGGCGCAAAGAAATAATAATAAAAAGAAGTGAGGAATTAATAATCATACTGGCAGAAAATGACAAAGCTAAAGACCAGACTGGCAAGTGAAAAATAAAAATTGACAATAAACTTAATAAAGTATTAATTAAAATTGAAAAAATACTAACATAAAACGGAGTACGACTATCTTGCATGCTGTAAAAACAGCGGGTTAAAAAATAATAACTGCCATGAAAAGGTAAAGATATTGAAAAATAAGAAAGAGTAACAGCGGTTGAAACGGTTGCTTCCCAGTCAAATTTTTGGCCACCAAAAAATAAACGGACTAGAGGCGTTCGGGCAAAAATAAAAAAGAAAGCAATTGGAATTGTTAAATAAAACAAATTAAGTAAAGAATCAAAAATAATTTTTTTAAATTCCTCAATTTTTTTTTCTTGAAACATTTCTGTCAGATAAGGGAGAGAGGCTTGTCCAAAAGCAATTCCAATCACAGATACCGGTAGTAACTGAAGATGTTGAGCTAAATAAAAAACCGTGTAAGCACCGGATCCTAAAAAGGTAGTTAGCGTTAGGTCGATGGTTGCGTCAATTTGAGCGACGATCACGGTAAAAGCTCTAGGTATAACCATTTTGATAAATTCTGTTAACCCTTTGGTTTTTTTCAAGATGAATTGATAGTTAAAGTCAGAGTTAAAAAAAAGAGGTATTTGAATAACGAAAAGAAAAAATGCCCCGATCACTACACCCCAAATTGGAGCTAAGAGGAACAAGGTAGGGTAAAGAAATACTGTTGTTAAAATAATGGCTAAATTGTAAACAATTGGAGCCAAAGCGGATAGAAAAAACGTTTTATTGGCTTGACCGATACCGGTTAAAAAGTTACCGAGAACAAAAAATGGTAGTTGGCCTAAAAGAAGTAATCTTGAAAGACCGATTATTTTTTCCATTTTAACAAGATCATATCCTGGTGTTAAGGCTGGGATGATTTGGTTGAGAAAAAGCGAAATAATAACAACAAGAATAGTTAATAAAATGAAGATTAAATTGATGATTGAAGAAATATTTTCTGAAAGTTCCTTTTTATTAGCTTTATATTTGAGATATATTGGAATAAAGGTTGATGTTAATGCACCGGTTATTAGGATTTCAAAAATAATATCAGGAATACGGAATGAAGCAAAAAAAATATCAAGCTCTTCTTTGTTAAAATAGCCGGCAAGAATACGATAGCGTAAAAATCCGAAAAGACTTGTCAAAACAATCATAAACGATAATAAAACAGCTGAAGAAAAAATGCTTTTTTGTTTGGCAAATATGAAGTCCTGAGTTTTCTTTAATAGTTTTTCCATTGTTCATATTATAACTTAAATTTGACTATTGATTTTGTTGATTTTCAGGATTATCATGAGTATATGAAGAATGATAAAAAAAACATTGGCAGTGATTTAGTAACCAAAAAGTATCTGGATCAAAAATTAGATCTAACAAAAAAGTATTTAGATGTTAAATTAGATGAAACAAAAAAGTATGTAGATGATAAATTTATTAAAAACACAGCTAAAATAATTGGATACGTAGACATGAAATTTGATATTGTTGATGATAAATTTGAAAAAATAAATAAAAAACTCGAAATGCTTGATAGCATCTTGAAAACTCTTGATTGGTTAGCTAAGGATTATAGGGATTTAAAAGATGAAAATACTGTCCAAACAGAACAATATCGAAGGCTTGATGGTCGAGTGACTATTTTAGAAAAAAGAGTTTTTGCTTCATAAATTAAACATTCATCCAAAAAATTACGAGAAACAATTAGAAAATCTTTTAAAATAACTTTGTCTTATCACAGGATCTCTCGATTGTTGCTTGATAAAAAATATTAAGCTACGATTAATTTTTTTGTTCCCAACAAAGCACTTATACCTAATACGGCCGCAGCTGCTACCAACATGCTATTAACCCAATTTAAACTTTGTTCAGGTAAAGAAAAATTCTGTGCTGGTTTTCTTTTGACAACTACACCTCTTGAATAATCATATCCACCTACAGATTCAACCCTATAACCTTCACCTCGACAATTTTCATCTATGAAAGCAACAGCTTCTGCATATGATAGTACTTTATTGCCAACAACAACACTAGGGTGGGTAGGCATGTCAATCCCCAGGGAAGGCCAAATTTCTACTCTGGTATCCGATACGTTCCCTCCCGCCAAGGCTGAGTCAGAATACATTCTGGCAAGTGCATCAAAATGTTCACCGCAAGGATCAGCTTTCGGAGCA
The DNA window shown above is from Candidatus Gracilibacteria bacterium and carries:
- the murJ gene encoding murein biosynthesis integral membrane protein MurJ, encoding MEKLLKKTQDFIFAKQKSIFSSAVLLSFMIVLTSLFGFLRYRILAGYFNKEELDIFFASFRIPDIIFEILITGALTSTFIPIYLKYKANKKELSENISSIINLIFILLTILVVIISLFLNQIIPALTPGYDLVKMEKIIGLSRLLLLGQLPFFVLGNFLTGIGQANKTFFLSALAPIVYNLAIILTTVFLYPTLFLLAPIWGVVIGAFFLFVIQIPLFFNSDFNYQFILKKTKGLTEFIKMVIPRAFTVIVAQIDATIDLTLTTFLGSGAYTVFYLAQHLQLLPVSVIGIAFGQASLPYLTEMFQEKKIEEFKKIIFDSLLNLFYLTIPIAFFFIFARTPLVRLFFGGQKFDWEATVSTAVTLSYFSISLPFHGSYYFLTRCFYSMQDSRTPFYVSIFSILINTLLSLLSIFIFHLPVWSLALSFSASMIINSSLLFIIISLRLHGLGLKSIFVEIGKMFFSAFLAAFISYFSMKFLDGLIFDTSRTINVFFLLSTVALIHFVLYLFLSWLFNLKEIYLLTSLVLKLKEYQKKFTEIYIQYEGG